A window from Pirellulales bacterium encodes these proteins:
- a CDS encoding DUF6573 family protein, with amino-acid sequence MNDILFSYSREAAIADGVLIDVSALAEEAGVKYPTAMTAAVFAECVRVPDGVEGQDEDGRLWNVLTMFRLAARASKSSSTIRFSVLVRNANNRAPQPVELKAVCGPGDDVSPVITIMLPNED; translated from the coding sequence ATGAACGACATCCTATTTAGCTACTCCCGTGAAGCGGCAATTGCCGACGGAGTTTTGATTGATGTTTCAGCGCTGGCCGAGGAAGCCGGGGTCAAATATCCCACGGCGATGACAGCCGCGGTCTTTGCGGAATGCGTTCGCGTGCCCGATGGTGTCGAGGGACAAGATGAAGACGGGCGGCTCTGGAATGTGCTGACGATGTTCAGACTGGCGGCTCGTGCGAGCAAATCAAGTAGCACAATCAGATTCTCGGTATTGGTGCGGAATGCCAATAACCGAGCGCCACAGCCAGTCGAGCTTAAGGCGGTATGTGGCCCAGGGGACGACGTTTCCCCCGTCATCACCATCATGCTGCCGAATGAGGACTAG
- a CDS encoding DNA N-6-adenine-methyltransferase, producing MNPSLFSSASGNWSTPQDFFDRLDVEFQPEIDVCALPCNAKCKRFFTPEQDGLAQTWTGVCWMNPPYGREIGKWVKKAFESSQTGATVICLLPARTDTAWWQDYAAKGEIRFVRKRLRFGNAKSAAPFPSAIVIFRDRWWEHR from the coding sequence ATGAATCCCAGCTTATTTTCATCTGCGAGCGGCAATTGGTCGACGCCACAAGATTTTTTCGACCGGCTCGATGTCGAGTTTCAACCCGAAATCGATGTCTGCGCATTGCCATGCAACGCCAAATGCAAGAGATTTTTCACGCCGGAACAAGACGGTCTTGCTCAAACTTGGACAGGTGTCTGTTGGATGAATCCTCCCTACGGGCGTGAAATCGGCAAATGGGTGAAGAAGGCGTTTGAATCATCTCAAACAGGTGCGACCGTCATTTGCCTTTTGCCGGCGCGAACCGACACCGCCTGGTGGCAGGACTACGCTGCCAAAGGCGAGATTCGATTTGTGCGAAAGAGATTGCGATTTGGCAACGCCAAAAGTGCGGCGCCGTTTCCCTCGGCGATCGTGATTTTTCGAGACCGTTGGTGGGAGCACCGATAG
- a CDS encoding helix-turn-helix transcriptional regulator has product MSKSRYTTRYDQMLVALRAARKSARLTQVQVAKQFDAHASFVSKIESGERRLDVVELADFCRLYGIRLSTFLRQAGLE; this is encoded by the coding sequence ATGTCCAAATCCCGCTATACGACCCGCTATGACCAGATGCTGGTGGCACTGCGCGCGGCCCGCAAATCGGCCCGATTGACGCAAGTCCAGGTCGCCAAGCAATTTGATGCCCACGCCTCGTTCGTCTCCAAGATCGAGTCGGGGGAACGGCGATTGGATGTGGTGGAATTGGCGGATTTCTGCCGGCTGTACGGGATTCGCCTCAGTACCTTTTTAAGACAGGCTGGGCTGGAGTGA
- a CDS encoding PIN domain-containing protein: protein MLILVDTSVLVRTVEPGHARHLDATASLLKLSDDGHALCAVPQVYYEFWVVATRPIANNGLGMTADEAKASLENLGPPLFRFLRDERAIYEPWYELVSRYQVLGKPAHDARLVAAMLRHGLTHVLTFNGRDFTRYNEIAVLEPAAVIATS, encoded by the coding sequence ATGTTGATTTTGGTGGACACCAGCGTCCTGGTCCGGACGGTTGAGCCGGGACATGCCCGGCATCTTGACGCCACCGCCTCGCTGCTCAAGTTGAGCGATGACGGCCACGCGCTGTGCGCGGTCCCCCAGGTCTATTATGAGTTTTGGGTCGTGGCGACGCGGCCCATTGCGAACAACGGATTGGGCATGACGGCGGACGAAGCAAAAGCCTCGCTCGAAAACCTTGGCCCGCCGCTATTTCGTTTCCTGCGCGATGAGCGGGCGATCTACGAACCGTGGTACGAACTGGTGTCGAGGTACCAGGTTCTCGGGAAGCCGGCTCATGACGCGCGCCTGGTGGCCGCCATGCTGCGGCATGGCCTGACGCACGTGTTGACATTCAATGGCAGGGATTTTACGCGGTACAATGAGATCGCTGTTCTGGAGCCCGCCGCGGTCATTGCAACATCATGA
- a CDS encoding VWA domain-containing protein translates to MHAFIRWLARLALIVSGTVWLTDFDSLRFAIAGCILLLMAVVEFRVARQTQPAIRRRLRLRLGRLEPLREFIAGTVHGVAILGIVLAAGATAERIPGLTEGWYDRDRGQLQSVLDALDRTGQFEEVSRVIEKRLPERMSNQMRVNLIEQLYRADVHVVWSSNGDKQVAWIEKTEALGRQLGHDPTAIDVLKNSLSDRIAVQQLTEQQQRTSLQATEDYEQAEQQLQKSSKQNEQLMVQQHKTASQIINQLQAWTEQVQWPLSQRREIGQFALQFAAQQSLDSSHIKALLAAIDKALADRQPRDLPTGALARLVSVNNQLTPAAVALDVEILDAAGKPIHGLMRKDFRVRRGETLSEGLLATEAQTAPDDWNVVLLFDHSGSMKGAAMDAAKSAACDFLLSLPRGSRKCSFAFASDVVSLGDWSTSTATQIARISQLQAAGGTALYRAVAAALDALRSAQGHRAIVLFTDGADNVGGVELETLIGQCQGVPVFGVGLKTNELREDVLTHLASATGGVYLTAENISTINTRFAQISKEFRKDVYRLLIPVESNNESFSIRIGRANFVEVEYRPTKEQLAATTMR, encoded by the coding sequence ATGCACGCCTTCATACGCTGGCTGGCACGTCTGGCGCTCATTGTTAGCGGCACGGTCTGGCTTACCGATTTCGACTCACTCCGCTTCGCAATTGCCGGGTGCATCCTGCTGCTCATGGCGGTCGTGGAATTTCGCGTGGCGCGGCAAACTCAACCTGCTATCCGCCGGCGCCTCCGACTTCGATTAGGCAGGCTGGAACCGTTGCGCGAGTTCATTGCGGGAACGGTTCACGGAGTGGCGATCCTGGGCATTGTTCTCGCCGCCGGTGCGACCGCCGAACGCATTCCGGGATTGACCGAGGGTTGGTATGACCGTGACCGAGGGCAATTACAAAGTGTGCTTGACGCGCTCGATCGCACGGGCCAGTTCGAGGAAGTTTCACGAGTCATCGAGAAGCGACTGCCCGAACGCATGTCGAATCAGATGCGAGTTAACCTCATAGAGCAACTTTATCGTGCAGACGTCCATGTTGTTTGGTCTAGCAACGGTGACAAACAAGTCGCTTGGATTGAAAAAACCGAAGCGCTAGGCCGTCAACTCGGACACGATCCGACGGCGATCGACGTGCTGAAGAACAGCCTGTCAGACCGTATTGCAGTCCAGCAACTCACTGAACAGCAACAGCGTACCAGCCTGCAAGCGACTGAAGATTACGAGCAAGCCGAGCAGCAATTGCAGAAATCGTCGAAACAAAACGAGCAGTTGATGGTGCAGCAACACAAAACAGCCAGCCAAATCATCAATCAATTGCAAGCCTGGACGGAACAGGTCCAATGGCCCTTGTCCCAGCGCCGTGAGATCGGTCAGTTCGCGCTTCAATTTGCCGCGCAGCAATCTCTCGATTCGAGCCACATAAAGGCGTTGCTGGCGGCGATAGACAAAGCCCTAGCGGATCGACAGCCGCGCGATTTGCCGACCGGCGCGTTGGCGCGCCTGGTCAGCGTGAATAACCAACTCACACCGGCTGCGGTAGCGCTGGACGTCGAAATCCTGGATGCAGCCGGAAAACCGATTCATGGCCTAATGAGGAAAGATTTTCGGGTGCGACGAGGTGAAACGCTCAGCGAAGGATTATTGGCCACCGAGGCCCAAACCGCGCCGGACGACTGGAATGTTGTCCTGTTATTTGACCACTCCGGGTCCATGAAAGGCGCCGCGATGGATGCCGCGAAATCCGCGGCGTGTGACTTCCTGTTATCACTGCCAAGGGGTAGCCGTAAGTGCAGTTTTGCCTTTGCCAGCGATGTCGTGTCGCTCGGTGATTGGTCAACGAGCACGGCAACGCAGATCGCTCGCATTAGCCAATTGCAAGCCGCTGGAGGTACGGCCCTCTATCGCGCTGTCGCTGCCGCGTTGGACGCGCTTCGCAGTGCCCAAGGCCATCGTGCCATTGTCCTGTTTACCGACGGCGCCGACAACGTCGGCGGCGTTGAGCTCGAAACGTTGATTGGCCAGTGCCAGGGAGTCCCGGTGTTCGGTGTCGGCTTGAAGACGAACGAGTTGCGAGAAGACGTCCTGACGCATCTGGCGTCGGCCACCGGCGGCGTCTATCTGACTGCCGAAAACATCAGCACGATCAATACGCGGTTTGCACAGATTTCCAAGGAATTTCGCAAGGACGTTTACCGTCTTTTAATTCCCGTGGAATCAAATAACGAATCGTTCTCAATCCGCATCGGCCGCGCCAATTTTGTGGAAGTCGAGTATCGACCGACGAAAGAACAATTGGCCGCAACCACAATGCGATAG
- a CDS encoding DNA N-6-adenine-methyltransferase: MADGLPKQLSVSELGQLSVNRRRELLLRHHRDFIRGSFLMLLSARAAGDVLLFEKNEAGHGNWLTSSFLRGSGLDGRTAQRYMQIAGYWEPLLALLAKERGWAKTTCVSDLEILVELLQDVSLNRALSLILKYRIKIGDLSRRKTSSASRGPADEQWLTPSPTVKAVQAFHGTIDLDPCAEETERPHIPARFRYTRANDALPTSSPWNGKVFANPGSDRHASLWIGRACYEFAEKRTVSEATLLLPATSDAKWLQYVARFPRAFIRQRQSVVFLTSKSRRRRRLPFALMVILLAPHERWDAFAAIFSPIADVFLPWNQPNS; this comes from the coding sequence TTGGCCGATGGTCTGCCAAAACAGCTTTCGGTAAGCGAGCTGGGGCAACTCTCGGTCAATCGGCGCCGGGAGCTCTTGTTGCGGCACCACAGAGACTTCATCCGTGGCTCGTTTTTAATGTTGCTCAGCGCGCGAGCCGCAGGCGACGTTTTGCTGTTTGAGAAGAACGAAGCTGGGCATGGCAATTGGCTGACATCAAGCTTCCTGCGCGGGTCGGGATTAGATGGGCGGACCGCCCAGCGGTACATGCAAATCGCTGGGTACTGGGAGCCGCTGCTGGCGCTGCTGGCCAAGGAACGAGGGTGGGCAAAAACGACATGCGTGTCGGATTTGGAGATTTTGGTGGAGTTATTGCAGGACGTGAGCTTGAACCGAGCTCTGTCGCTCATTCTCAAGTATCGCATCAAAATCGGCGATCTCTCGCGCAGAAAGACTAGCTCAGCGTCGCGCGGCCCCGCCGATGAGCAGTGGCTAACGCCATCGCCGACTGTGAAGGCCGTCCAAGCATTTCATGGCACGATCGACCTGGACCCTTGCGCCGAAGAAACCGAGCGGCCCCACATCCCAGCTCGGTTCCGATACACACGTGCCAATGACGCGCTGCCAACATCGAGTCCGTGGAATGGCAAAGTATTCGCCAATCCCGGCAGTGATCGCCATGCCAGCCTGTGGATTGGCCGCGCTTGTTATGAATTCGCCGAGAAGCGGACGGTCTCCGAGGCCACCTTACTCCTGCCGGCGACATCCGATGCCAAGTGGCTACAGTACGTGGCTCGGTTTCCACGCGCGTTCATTCGTCAGCGGCAATCGGTAGTGTTTCTAACCAGCAAATCTCGCCGGCGGCGCCGACTTCCCTTTGCCTTGATGGTGATTCTCTTGGCCCCGCACGAGCGCTGGGATGCTTTCGCCGCGATATTTTCACCCATTGCCGATGTTTTTCTACCGTGGAACCAACCCAATTCCTAA
- a CDS encoding 3'-5' exonuclease, with translation MEAGARKLIAFDLETAGVDPKRHAIIQIAAVAVDETLEPLEAFEAKLRFDERRANKNSLRKNHYHPGIWAKEGREPEDVARSFAEFLRRHATVPMIGASGSAYQVAQLVAHNASFDGEFLQAWYKRLGIYLPARKQVLCTLQRAMWYFSEVDCVPPKDFKLATLCQYFGVPFHAASAHEALADVMATIGLYRALTKHQQSQIQRAA, from the coding sequence ATGGAAGCAGGTGCGCGCAAACTGATCGCGTTCGATTTAGAAACCGCCGGCGTGGACCCCAAGCGCCATGCCATCATTCAAATTGCGGCCGTGGCGGTGGATGAAACGCTAGAACCGCTGGAAGCCTTTGAAGCCAAGCTCCGCTTCGACGAGCGACGAGCCAATAAAAACAGCCTACGAAAGAATCACTACCATCCGGGCATTTGGGCCAAAGAGGGAAGGGAACCGGAAGATGTGGCCCGGTCATTCGCCGAATTCCTGCGCCGCCACGCGACCGTTCCCATGATCGGCGCCAGCGGCAGTGCATACCAAGTCGCCCAGCTGGTCGCCCACAACGCCAGTTTCGACGGCGAGTTCTTGCAAGCTTGGTACAAGCGATTGGGGATTTATTTGCCGGCTCGCAAGCAAGTGCTTTGCACACTCCAGCGGGCGATGTGGTATTTCAGCGAAGTGGATTGCGTGCCGCCAAAAGATTTTAAGCTGGCCACGCTGTGCCAGTATTTCGGAGTGCCGTTCCATGCCGCCAGCGCCCACGAGGCCCTGGCCGATGTGATGGCGACGATTGGACTGTACCGCGCGTTGACAAAACACCAGCAATCCCAGATTCAGCGGGCTGCTTGA
- the trfA gene encoding plasmid replication initiator TrfA: MKSNSSVNRHPKEFEAAIDNGNLAEFPVSLLSDKAPSGVKTIEFEDTIEDWRTGQIIHRKVTVSGSDKFGLPTAIDDEVLFGLIQRTAQHNNFTQSKVSFTRHQLIQILGWKNRSWAYERLEESLCRWKGVSIYYTSGWWDNAKKVFTDREALGVIDYFRVRDGRRKATGDDSDESYFMWNEAFFQSFQSGYLNRLDFGVYRSLKRPAAKRAYRFLTKRFYHRPVWTFDLKTFAFEKIGLSRNYDTGQLKARLKPALDELQTVGVIHSPRYSKQAPGAWSIEIAEKTAVANGAVQPEQSNPLVDELVQRGVHSQTAHNLVASCPETQIREKLAWFDWLVRRADQRISRNAPGFLVNAIRKNYVVAKRFVERASGNQRIANVGASSRPSPG; the protein is encoded by the coding sequence ATGAAAAGCAATTCATCGGTAAATCGCCATCCCAAAGAATTCGAGGCGGCGATTGATAACGGGAACCTCGCGGAATTCCCGGTTTCACTACTCAGCGACAAGGCGCCCTCTGGCGTCAAGACAATCGAATTCGAGGACACGATTGAGGACTGGCGCACCGGCCAGATCATCCATCGCAAAGTGACCGTCAGCGGCAGCGACAAGTTTGGCTTGCCCACCGCCATCGACGATGAGGTGCTGTTTGGCCTGATTCAGCGCACGGCCCAGCACAACAACTTCACGCAGTCCAAAGTTTCCTTCACTCGGCACCAGTTGATTCAAATCCTGGGCTGGAAGAACCGCAGTTGGGCTTATGAGCGATTGGAAGAATCGCTGTGCCGCTGGAAGGGCGTCTCGATTTACTACACCAGCGGTTGGTGGGACAACGCCAAAAAAGTGTTCACCGATCGCGAAGCCCTGGGGGTGATCGATTACTTCCGCGTTCGAGACGGCCGGCGCAAGGCCACCGGTGATGACAGTGACGAAAGTTACTTCATGTGGAACGAAGCCTTCTTTCAGAGCTTCCAGAGTGGTTATTTGAACCGGCTCGATTTCGGCGTGTATCGGTCGCTCAAGCGGCCAGCCGCCAAGCGGGCCTACCGGTTTTTGACCAAGCGGTTTTACCACCGGCCTGTTTGGACGTTTGACCTCAAAACGTTCGCCTTCGAGAAGATTGGCCTGTCGCGGAACTATGACACCGGCCAACTCAAAGCTCGGCTCAAGCCGGCGCTCGACGAACTACAAACGGTCGGCGTAATCCACTCGCCACGCTATAGCAAACAAGCGCCCGGCGCCTGGTCGATTGAAATTGCCGAAAAAACTGCTGTGGCAAACGGTGCCGTACAACCCGAGCAATCCAATCCATTGGTTGACGAATTGGTCCAGCGCGGCGTCCATTCGCAAACCGCTCATAATCTCGTCGCTTCTTGTCCAGAAACACAAATCCGCGAAAAACTCGCCTGGTTCGATTGGCTGGTGCGGCGCGCCGACCAACGGATCAGCCGCAACGCGCCGGGGTTTTTGGTCAATGCGATTCGCAAGAATTACGTGGTGGCCAAGCGGTTTGTTGAGCGAGCGAGCGGAAATCAACGAATCGCCAACGTTGGTGCGTCATCGCGCCCCAGCCCAGGTTGA
- a CDS encoding ParA family protein encodes MLARLPAGWYLPDMMISVTNFKGGVGKTTVAVHCAMWCASQGITVGFIDGDTQASSSQWLAEAQPDLPCRLVTTPEECLAAARELSDQCDVIVGDGPAGLGEISRTLLILSEIAIIPVTPSALDIRSVQQAISVLKFAKELNLGRPEGWLVLNRMRKRDTISRELIATAPQLGLRVGNTSIRDLQAYRDAVQQGTVVMRMGLRAAGAARDMEQLFQEILSERLRGIVGNRNQSMNFKRAQNG; translated from the coding sequence ATGCTTGCCAGATTGCCGGCAGGCTGGTATTTGCCAGATATGATGATTTCGGTGACGAATTTTAAGGGCGGGGTCGGCAAGACGACGGTTGCCGTCCATTGTGCCATGTGGTGTGCCAGCCAAGGGATCACAGTCGGTTTCATTGACGGCGATACACAGGCCTCCAGCAGCCAGTGGCTCGCCGAAGCGCAACCCGATTTGCCGTGCCGACTGGTGACGACGCCCGAAGAATGTTTGGCCGCCGCGCGAGAATTGTCCGACCAGTGTGATGTGATCGTCGGTGATGGCCCGGCAGGATTAGGAGAAATCAGCCGCACGCTGTTAATCCTTTCGGAAATCGCGATCATTCCCGTCACTCCCAGCGCGCTGGACATCCGCAGCGTCCAGCAGGCGATTTCGGTCCTCAAATTCGCGAAAGAATTAAATCTGGGCCGGCCTGAAGGCTGGCTGGTTCTGAACCGGATGCGAAAGCGAGACACCATTAGTCGCGAGCTGATCGCCACCGCGCCGCAACTTGGTCTCCGCGTTGGTAATACATCGATCCGCGATCTGCAAGCCTACCGCGACGCCGTACAACAGGGGACAGTCGTGATGCGAATGGGGCTACGGGCCGCTGGAGCGGCACGGGATATGGAGCAGCTTTTTCAAGAGATTCTTAGCGAGCGGTTGCGCGGAATTGTCGGCAATCGGAATCAATCCATGAACTTCAAGAGGGCTCAAAATGGCTGA